One Triticum dicoccoides isolate Atlit2015 ecotype Zavitan chromosome 5B, WEW_v2.0, whole genome shotgun sequence genomic window carries:
- the LOC119310305 gene encoding isoamylase 3, chloroplastic-like has product MDSAASTNRSPLRPAAAATATARRSSSSVRPALPNRVAASRLGVAPGCGGGQFGKAQRFGSLRSTTARAQTGNAGRIVTEERESAMAGTEMPLKYSSGKASPLGVSQVESGLNFAIFSQHASSVTLCIKLPERGTKDEESEKVVEFALDCQKNKTGDIWHVSVEGLPTSGVLYGYRVNGPQGWEQGHRFDSNIILLDPYAKLVSGRNYFGLDKGPSQPFGTYDFDSSPFDWGADYQLPNLPETDLVIYEMNVRAFTADESSGLDPAVRGSYLGFIDKIPHLLELGVNAVELLPVFEFDELEFKRYPNPRDHMVNTWGYSTINFFAPMTRYASAGGGPLAASRELKQMVKALHKAGIEVILDVVYNHTNEADDANPYVTSFRGIDNKVYYMLDPKNNSQLLNFSGCGNTLNCNHPVVMELVLDSLRHWVKEYHIDGFRFDLASVLCRGPDGSPLDAPPLIREIAKDSVLSRCKIIAEPWDCGGLYLVGRFPNWDRWAEWNGKYRDDLRRFIKGDPGMKGVLATRVSGSADLYQVNQRKPHHGVNFIIAHDGFTLCDLVSYNLKHNDANGEGGRDGCNDNFSWNCGVEGETNDSNVLALRSRQMKNFHVALMISQGTPMMLMGDEYGHTRYGNNNSYGHDTCINNFQWGQVTERRYGHFRFFSEMIKFRQNHPILKRDRFLSKNDVTWHEDCWDNLESKFLAFTIHDHNSGGDIYLAFNAHDYSVDAVIPPAPQQKHWNRVVDTNLESPNDIAPEGVPLTGSGYRIAPFSSILLKASP; this is encoded by the exons ATGGATTCGGCGGCCTCTACAAATCGCTCCCCGCtgcgtcccgccgccgccgccaccgccaccgcacgCCGAAGCAGCAGCTCCGTCCGCCCCGCGCTTCCGAACCG TGTAGCGGCGAGCAGGCTTGGGGTCGCGCCCGGGTGCGGAGGAGGGCAATTCGGAAAG GCACAGCGATTTGGGTCCTTGCGGAGTACTACGGCGAGAGCTCAGACTGGTAATGCTGGGAGAATTGTGACCGAG GAAAGGGAAAGCGCAATGGCGGGTACCGAAATGCCCTTGAAATATTCTTCCGGCAAAGCATCCCCTCTAGGAGTGTCACAGGTTGAAAGTGGTCTCAACTTCGCGATTTTCTCTCAACATGCTTCTTCTGTCACCCTCTGCATCAAGCTTCCTGAGAG AGGAACCAAGGATGAAGAAAGTGAAAAAGTTGTGGAGTTTGCTTTAGATTGCCAGAAGAACAAAACTGGAGATATATGGCATGTGTCGGTGGAG GGGTTGCCCACTTCTGGAGTTCTTTACGGATATCGTGTTAATGGTCCTCAAGGATGGGAACAAGGCCATAGGTTTGATAGCAACATTATTCTTCTTGACCCTTACGCGAAACTAGTTTCTGGTCGAAATTACTTTGGGCTTGATAAAGGGCCCAGCCAGCCTTTTGGAACATATGATTTTGATAGCTCTCCTTTTGACTGGGGTGCTGACTACCAGCTTCCAAATTTGCCTGAG ACAGATCTAGTTATATATGAAATGAACGTTCGCGCTTTCACTGCGGATGAGTCAAGTGGGCTTGATCCAGCTGTTCGTGGAAGCTATCTAGGATTCATCGACAAA ATCCCACATTTGCTTGAACTCGGAGTTAATGCAGTGGAGTTGCTACCTGTTTTTGAGTTTGATGAGCTGGAGTTCAAGAGGTACCCTAACCCAAGGGACCACATG GTCAATACATGGGGTTATTCTACAATCAACTTTTTTGCTCCCATGACCCGCTATGCAAGTGCTGGTGGTGGACCATTGGCTGCTTCCAGAGAGCTCAAGCAGATGGTCAAGGCATTGCATAAAGCTGGTATAGAG GTTATTCTGGACGTCGTTTACAACCATACGAATGAAGCAGATGATGCTAATCCTTATGTTACTTCTTTCCGTGGCATCGACAACAAG GTTTATTACATGTTAGATCCGAAGAACAACTCTCAACTGCTGAACTTCTCGGGATGCG GGAATACACTAAACTGCAACCATCCTGTTGTCATGGAACTCGTACTCGACAGCTTGAGACATTG GGTTAAGGAGTATCACATAGATGGATTTCGGTTTGACCTTGCAAGTGTTCTTTGTCGTGGACCAGATGGCAGTCCTCTTGATGCTCCTCCACTCATCAGG GAAATTGCCAAAGATTCTGTGTTATCTCGATGCAAGATAATTGCTGAACCTTGGGATTGTGGAGGTCTTTATCTAGTAGGGCGTTTCCCTAACTGGGACAG GTGGGCTGAATGGAATGGAAAGTACAGAGACGATCTTCGAAGGTTCATCAAG GGTGACCCTGGTATGAAGGGGGTGTTGGCAACTCGTGTGTCTGGATCTGCTGATCTCTACCAG GTGAACCAGCGGAAGCCTCATCATGGTGTGAACTTTATAATAGCACATGATGGGTTCACCTTATGTGACCTTGTTTCATACAACTTAAAG CACAACGATGCTAATGGAGAAGGTGGACGTGATGGATGCAATGATAATTTTAGCTGGAACTGTGGTGTTGAAG GAGAAACAAATGATTCAAATGTATTAGCTCTGCGTTCGAGACAAATGAAGAACTTCCATGTGGCATTAATGATTTCTCAA GGCACCCCAATGATGTTGATGGGAGATGAATATGGTCATACACGTTATGGAAACAATAATAGCTATGGACATGATACCTGCATAAATAATTTCCAGTGGGGACAGGTTA CGGAAAGAAGATATGGCCATTTCAGGTTTTTCTCAGAGATGATTAAGTTCCGTCAGAACCACCCAATACTGAAACGGGACAGGTTTCTCAGTAAA AATGATGTCACTTGGCACGAGGATTGTTGGGATAACTTGGAAAGCAAATTCTTGGCATTCAC GATACACGACCACAACTCTGGTGGAGATATCTATTTGGCATTCAATGCCCATGACTATTCTGTGGATGCTGTGATTCCCCCAGCCCCTCAACAAAAACACTGGAACCGTGTG GTGGATACCAACCTGGAATCACCAAACGATATTGCACCGGAAGGGGTGCCACTTACTGGATCAGGGTATAGAATTGCtccattctcttccatcttgctcaAGGCAAGCCCATAG